Within Telopea speciosissima isolate NSW1024214 ecotype Mountain lineage chromosome 8, Tspe_v1, whole genome shotgun sequence, the genomic segment GACTTAAATTGCCACTATAGATTGGAGTATAAGGTTCAGTAGAATTAAatgcagatccaagcccaaGCTCTCTATCAAGCCATGTCTGATCATCTTCCACCATTGTATCCTCCTCATTTTCAAGTCCAACTCTATCATCATCTTCATTAATTGGAATCTCAAGAAGTTTATCTAACACAATTGAGTCCTTGCTGAATTTCTCAatttcctttgatttgagtttcataaGGTTATTCATCCTTACATAAATCAAATCTTGCAACATCTCAGGAGAAagcttgtttctctttttggttTGCATAGCTTCAAAAGCACTCTAGTTTCTCTCACATGATGATGAACTACAAGGTTGACTCAAAATATGAATAGCTATCTTTTGAAGCAAAGGAACACAACTTCCATGCATAGTCCACCATGGACCTACAGACATAAAAGTATGTaaggaaataataaagaacaaattcattatcaaatttagaaaaataaagaagaaataaaataagaatataacaaaaattatcaaattttttttacttacGTGGATGGCAATCAACCATTAATAAAGAGAGTTCATGAAAtagcttttcttctttctcataaTAATTTCTGAACTCATTTGCAAATTGTCTCTTGTCATCTGGAGAAACCATAGTCTTTATGATATAAATAACTACTTGTTGCACATCATTTTGGTAGTATGAAATTTTTCCATCATACATAAAGAAAGGATTCAAAAAAGCTGCCATCACTTGCACAGGATGAATTATGTTTGCCTCTTTTCTACTGTCAAACAATTGCAATAGCCTCTTGTACTTCGATGAATCTCTGTTGCAACGATCTATGATGGTATTCCTTGCCCTTTCCATAGCCTCATACAAAAATGGACTTGTAGCTCCATCACCATCAACTAGGCGAAGGACTATGATAAGAGGTTCTAAAATGGACAACACATCTTTTGCATTCAATCAAAACTCGGTACTTTGAATTATTTGAGTTACCATTGCACCCAAATCAGACCTGCAGTGCCTGTTGATCCTCCATTCTGCTGATGCAACCATAACTCTTAACAAATCCTCAACATCAAGAATAGATTTAAGCATAAAAAAATTAGAGGCAAATCTGGTCTTGCAAGgttttttcaattctttgcctCCTTTGCATTCCCTCATTAAGGCTAAAACAGTCTCATGCTTGTACATAAAACCAACAACCAACTTTGCCTTGTCAAATACTTCTTTTACCCATGAAATTTGTGCATCAATGTCCTTTAATAGTAATTGCACTCCATGTGCTGCACACCTTATCCTATGAATGTGTGGATATTTCTCCATATCAAAGAGATTGCAACCTCATAGTTGGAAGTGTTATCTGAGATAAGTTGAACAACTTTCTCTGTTCCAATTTCCTCTATTATAGGCTCAAGTATTTCTCTAAGAAATAGTCCAGTCTTAGAAGAATCAGAGCACTCAAAAGAGTTGAGGAAAACAGCCCCCTTGGGTGAATATGCAATAACATTAATGAAGGAACGTTCTTTCATTTCAGTCCATATGCCAGACATAATAGTGCATCCTGTAGTAGACCATGACTCCTTAACTGAAGCAACATATCCTTCAATATCCTTCCTCGCCCTTTGTACCAATTTGGTCCTCAATGTAGAATAACTAGGTATGGCATAACTTGGACCATAACAAGAAGCAAAACGTATCATCTGAATGAAACTAGGAGTTTGAATAACATTGAAGGAAATgttattaaaaaagaaacaacGAGCCAAATCATCATCAACTTCATCCTTGCTTTTCTGTTTAAACATTCCATCTACACTTGGttgttgaagacttgaagacTGACCTATATGTTCTCTACTATCTAGGGGGCTTTGTGAAGTTCCAACATTACATGCAGTGGAACTTTCCCCAGTCTTAGCTTTCTTATTACTTAATGCACGGAGTGCCTCAACATGGACATCATCAGGCACATTGCTACATATCCCAACATCATTTCCCTTCAAGCAAGCTAAATGATATTTCACTCTTGAAATACCACTTGCATACTCCTTGTTACAAAATTTACATTTGAAACGCCCTTTTAAACTTCCACATACTTCCATAATTGATCTCTTTGTTTAACCATTTTCCCTTAGTGTCctaataaacaaacaaatataaaaaataaaaaacaaacattccataatacaaataaataaaaaaaagaacatgaaGCAAAGCCATGAACTATCAATTAACTCAAGAACAAAGGATTAAAGATTACAGGCATATAGGCAATAAGGTATGCTTGAAGTGCAAATGGAATTATAGTCAAAATAAGAGAGGGTGGATCAAATGATAATTTACAAGTAATCATATAAACAGATATCAAATGATATGGACAGTTGAAATCATAGACAAAAGGTAAATAATTGAATATGGAAAGACATAGTGGATCAAGTGAATCCATGGAGGGCTACACCTGTATAGGCCATGGATGTAGGTTTTTCCACTAACCACTCACTATAAATAAACCCAAGAAAAGTAATATGGATGATAAGAACTCCCATGATGAGAAGTGGAGTTCCATGTATAACACAACATATCATACACAAATTAATTTCTATATTGTTAAGAAGTTTAATTTCAGGAACCAAAGAATTCCTTACCACATAAAGGACAAAATTCCCCTCAAAGTGGGTTAGTTTTTttcacaaaataaaaagaggctAAATAGGAGAGCATACATGTGTGGCTGAGGCTATGATTAAGACTTAAGAAACTAAAACCTTCCCCTCTTTCTTGGTCccttcccaaatcccaactTGGAGAATATAACGAAAAGACAAAACAAACTtatttgaatctgaaattggGTATTACTATTGAGGGTTGAGAAGGGTGTTTATTCTGTTATTAAGTTACTAGGCAGTATACTGTTATTGGAGTTTTTCTGATAATCAAATTGGGGCTGTCCTCTCTTGGGATCTCATCGTAAGGCTAGGCTGTCTTAGGTCTGGTCTTGCATTAGAATCTTTTGCCAACATTGCACTTTTAGTAGGAGATATTTCAGGATTCATGTTCAGAAGAACTGGCTAATTGTTTAATTGCCAGCAAAAATGTGACACGACCCTCCTCTATTCAAGCTTATGACCTGCAGTGTAACTGCACTTCTAGGGCTTTccataaattcaaaaaaaaat encodes:
- the LOC122672085 gene encoding uncharacterized protein LOC122672085; this translates as MEVCGSLKGRFKCKFCNKEYASGISRVKYHLACLKGNDVGICSNVPDDVHVEALRALSNKKAKTGESSTACNVGTSQSPLDSREHIGQSSSLQQPSVDGMFKQKSKDEVDDDLARCFFFNNISFNVIQTPSFIQMIRFASCYGPSYAIPSYSTLRTKLVQRARKDIEGYVASVKESWSTTGCTIMSGIWTEMKERSFINVIAYSPKGAVFLNSFECSDSSKTGLFLREILEPIIEEIGTEKVVQLISDNTSNYEVAISLIWRNIHTFIG